Genomic window (Rosa chinensis cultivar Old Blush chromosome 6, RchiOBHm-V2, whole genome shotgun sequence):
TTGTCCATGTACGGCAtgcataaatatttatttacaaCGTGCAAAATGtaaatttacggcgtgcatttgTTGATTTACGGCGCACACGATGTGAAATTACGACGTGCGTAAGTGTTGATTACGGCGTACACTGATGTCGTGAGTTTAACATTTTCTAATTGGCGGGAATAGATTCATGACGTGCTTTTGGGTTCATTTACGGCATGCTTTTTGCGCGccataaaattcaaaaatgaaACTCAATTTCACGACGGTGTCTATAAAGAAGCACTTTTGCATGACTTTGCGCGTCGTAAATTGTAATTTACGGCGCGCTTTGAACGTCGTGAATGATCCATTTTCCTATAGTGTTATTAGTACTAAATTTTTGAAGTTAAcacataaatataaaataaacagTAGCTGAAAGTGTACAAATACTTACTGGAAGTATGATCTTGCTTCTTCTGTATTCTGTAATACATTGAGGTGTGCTAGCTCCAACTCTCTTCCAAAGATAGATACAACATTAGCACCAAATAAGGGTTTGCTGCAGCTTTCACAAAATATGCCAACCGTTGGGACGCCAACTGTATCTTCATCTGAAGTACACGATCTGAgctgttgtagagaattggaaaatgttgtaattgtattcatctcaccatgaggtttatatagggttacatcatgtatacaaaaggcaatacataatagctatactaatcaatcgcacattacaagtgtCAATCACATAtcacgagtctgtcaatcgcatacatcaAGTATGTCAATTGCATACATCAAGTATGTCAATCACATACatcaagcaatacctattgcatgaatattcattatcatttacaacactcccccttggatattccatgtcaatagtgttgcttttgctatgcgcttctaagttgtctcgtcaaaaaccttgccaagtaataaaaatcctgtgggaaaaacaaccttggtcgaaggagaaaaagagcacaacacgcgtgaatgtggagtagtcgacatccttcaacactgccccttgtgccgctcaaactcggtgatgacgctttgatcgttgcctcactaaaaatcttgtcaggtaacaaaaaccctgtgggacaaaaataaccctggtcgaagggcaaaaagagcacaacaagtccttcactcttcgagatcgaacatatAGACATCATACCTTCCCCtaatgtcaaggtctccccctgatttctacaattatgggagttcggataactttcttaatctgatgctcttcacatgtttctcgaaggtggatttaggtaacaacttggtaaacaagtccgctacattatcctctgaacggatttgattcaattcaatatttagaagtgtttgttgttgctgattgtaaaagaacttaggcgatatatgcttggtgttgtctcccTTGATGAaatctaacttcatttgctcaatacaagctgcattatcttcataaatgcatgtaggttcatctgtggtagacttcaaaccacaagttcctcgaatgtgtctaactacagaccttagccatatgcattctcgcatggcttcatgtagagtgataatctctacatgatttgaggaagtagcaacaagggtctgctttgtagacctccaagatatcgcagtgcttcctatggtaaagacataacccgtttgggagtgacctttgtgagggtcagagagataccctgcatcagcaaaacccatcaagacatcgttgtcattttgatggaagggaggaggagcacgaaaggtggcgttttgccttgtggagtctgatcccacacttccgttatttcttttctctctgtagggatagaacaagcctatatcaatcgtacctctcaagtatcaaaagattgtctttatgtcAATCCAATgacggcgtgttggcgcagaactgtgtcgagctaataagttcactgcgaatgtgatgttcggtcttgtgcattgagctaagtacaataatgcgcttattgcacttagatagggcacttcagcctctaataagtcttcgtcctcatcccttggacgaaacagatcttttcaggctcaagactacgaccgatcatgggattactcacaggctttgttttatcttcattaaagcagttagatagggctcgtgctgataacgtgttgtagagaaactgaaattgagaggaatttgctgtgtattctcattgataataggggtctctttatatagaggattacaatgtgtagtatccgaatcatacaaggaaagtaattatacattgaataggaatctaaatccttctaatgtaatcctattaccactaggtcaagtaacctagggtttggaccaaacacaaaatagagatttccCTAAACatgactaaattaatattattaacaaTTCATAATGGATATTTTTATCAAGTAGGAAACTAGGTgacctttttatcatttcacactctaatgtgaccttttccatcatttccctaaGAAAAAATGCTAGAAATCACAAATTTTTATACCAAAAAGTACATACCAAATTATGTGGAATCTGACATGGAGTTATTTTTGACTCATTAATTTCCACTATGTCTTTAtatcaaacaaaataaaactattaattacaaaaaataaaaattaaaacgcCTCCCTCTCATCATCGCTCCTAGATGCTGACTTTCTCAATCCTTGTGCAAAGACGCTGTTACTGCATATATAGTGAAGAATCAACAGCCTAAGAGCATCTTCCACCATCAGCCAAAGGCATAACAGATTTAACCTACCAAAAAGGGAATATTCCCTCCAAGATGCCCATTTGGCCCATCAACAAAAAATAGTGTTGCCATCGTAAGCCAAATTCTATAAACCAAAAATGAAATATCATCATCTCTGAGTATGGTTTTGACGAGGCTATTAATAAAATTAGTTTATTTTACTTAAATAAAAACatatgtgcgtgtgtgtgtctcataaaacttgaaaatgacacttttaagtaaaaaaaattctgaacaTATCAAATACTAGGCTCATATTGAATATATCAATAAGATCTTTAAAATGGTGTAATTTTTATAATTAGAAACATTATAAATAACACATTTATATAAGAAAACTATTATTTCATTACTGTATAAAAGATAatacataaagaaacaaaacataaaaaacagATGGGATCCACCATTTGGCCTATAAAATGGGAAGCCAAATTTGGCCTTCAAAATGTTAGgaggccaattttttttttttttttttaaatccatGTAATGGCTTATAGTGGCATTAGTGGGAGAGAAAGGTAGGCCAAAAATGAGAAAATGGCCTACAATGGAAGATGCtctaagaccatctccaacggAGTGGTCATTTGCCACCTGGAATGCCCAACGATAATAAAAGACCTCTGATATCACCCCAACCCATATGTCTAATCTGACATGGAAATAACATCTTCACTTCATCTGTCAAATTTGATAGAGGCAAACTCacctgtcttttatttttttattgtttctctctccttctttctctttccttctccctcttttcttctcttctcttctctatcGTTCTTCCTACCCAGACCAAAACCTTCATATTCCTACCCAGATCTCTTCTCACCACGAGTAGCTCCTTCTCACCATGGATGAGTTTGATTtcaacaagaaaatcagaagaGATTAACAAACAGACcaacactctctctctttcatcttACCCAGACCAAAGGAACTCATTCATGAATCCTTCTTGTCTCTCTATTTACCCAATCACACAAAAAATCATATATCAGatcttattttctttctatatttCTGGGTTTCTAAGCCTTTGCCCTGTTTCTAATGAAAGAAGATGGAAACAAAACGGCGAGAGGATAAATTTTTGTCTCAGTGATTTGAAGATGGTGGGTGGTATGTTACAGGTAGAAAATCTCAACATTTGATTATAAAAAGAAAGATTGATTAATGGGTAGTTGGGTGCCACTTGAttacagagagaaagaaaagaaagaagatactgaaagaaacagaagaagcagagatagagatagagatgAGGATGCCCGATCTGTTTGcaattttattttgataaaaaaattgattctacaagccaaaaaaaaaaaaatagaatagaatatattaaaataacaaacaattttgatatattggtTGGAGTAAGATTAGCATAAAAATGAAGGTTGCCATGTcacatgtcaaatttgaatttgacacaaGCCAAAAGAAAtatccattggagatgctctaaggttcttttcctttttcttattCCCTAAGCATAAACATTCATCCTCCCTCTCATCCACTTTCACGTTCCTTGCTCTTTCTCtatctcttctcttctttcaCCTTTTCATGGCTTCGCAGTCACAGATAATaatcaaagcaaaaaaaatataGATCACCGAGATGATGTGAGGCTTACTGATCCAAATAGTCCTTAATCATCCAAATATAAGAATACTTGTTTAGAAAAGCTAAACAAAAGGGAAAAAGGATGGTTCATCTGATGTAGGAGAACGACGGCATTTTCCTCCTTAAGATGAGTTTTAGGGcttccagatttttttttttttaagaagaattTAGTTGTACTAGAACAAATTAATTTAGTTTTGCATATATTGAAAATTACTTGTCAATGATGTGGCATGTAAAGCTAATGATATTGCatatgccacatcatttggtattcTAATTTGGAAGGTCtactcacctaagggacagctTTTAAGCGACTAGTGAATCTGATGGCTAAAAATAAatacacagttttaagttgttataatttctgcttttatatttaatacatgtggttgagatgcatttgtccttCATAGTCCCTTAAAATtatcccttaggtgagcaaacctGTCTAATTTGGTATAAAGTTTTGGTGTCTCTAGTATCATTCATATTTAACTAGTATAAGGAGGAATCAAAAAGTTTAATATTTGTTAACCAAAAACGAAAAAAGTTCAATATTTGGAAGAACGTAGCTTTTCTTGCAAACAAAAGACAGAAAAAGAAGGACTTTCTTCTCAGAGACGACCTTTTTTCTAACAACAGAGAGAAGGTCCTTGAAGGTAGACTGGAGCCTAAATTCTCAGGAGAAGGGAAAACCAGTTTGCTCTTCCTATAGTTGCAATGGTGTTAGCTACAAGTACTATTGTGGGCTTACTTCTTTCAACTAGCATCACGTCGTCTTTCTTGCAACCTGTCATTCAAAAACTTTACGAATTGAGTTTTAGCAAGTTAGGATGGATCCGAGAGAAGGGCAGCAAGCTCCGAAAATGGGAAAGAACATTGCTCAAAATTCAATCTCTGGTCGATCAGGTAGAAGACCAGCACTCTACCTCAACCTGTTGTCGACTTTTAATTGAAGACTTCAAGGGTGTTCTTCTTGGTTCAGATGATTTACTCAATAAGATTCATCTCCAGTTGCTGAATGATAGGGTCAATGACCCAGCAAACTTAGAACGGAGTATCAGGTTAGATGTAGATCGGAAGCTTGAAGACGTGGATAACTTGTTCAAAGAATTAGAGGCTTACTTCATCACAGAAATTACTAAGCAGCTGCCTCCTCAAATCCCTCATGGTAGTATTTCGTTCATCGATCCGTCGTTTGTGGTTGGAttggagaaataaaaggaagagATGATCAAGTTGTTGCTAGCTACTGATGACAAGAATACTATTGTGCAGGGCCGTTCCTATATGAAACGAGGCCTAAAGTGAATTTTGAAGAGGCATTTCTAATATAATTTGAGAGTATAATGTATAAAAAGATATTGAGGACGATTTCATTAACATTTTGTTCATTAAGTGTCGTTTGAAGATGCTTTGAGTCTTGCCTTACCTAAGAAAAAATTATGGATCTGCCACTGATTATACAAAAGCAATGGTGTATTAATCCACAAGAAAACATGTACAACATAGCAACACAAGAAAATAGCATGGTGCGTCCCTTCTCATGGTTGCCTTCCATCACGCCCAAAACGGCTCTATAGTCGCCTGATCAtgacaattttctttttatcaaGATTTGAGAATTTATTGAATAATCAATAATGATCCATTACAATTTACAACTAAAGGGAACAAATGTGGCCTCATTAAAAAGTGTAGGCAAAAACGCAAGTAAAAAAGAGTATCACTCTCCACAATCAACTAGAAATATCTTCAACAAGAAGTTTCTCCAACCATGAAGGTCCAACTACATTCCAGAAAGCTTCTACTTCAATGTGACAATTGAAAAGCATTCCAATTTCAGAGTTAttccttgataaaaaaaattaaagatttcattttttttttaagggattaAAGACTTCATAATTATTCTTAGTTTCTTACCTACTAATCGAACCAAACTCTAAGAACATGACTCAAGTTCCCTCAAATCTTGATGTCCCTCCTTGGGCCACGATTCTTTCAGTTTCGGGCAGTCTCGTATTATTAAAGACTCGAGTGAAGTTGGAACCGCATTGCAGTCCAATGAAAGAAGCTCTGGGCAGTGGTTAAACTCTAAATACTTGAGGATTTTGAGGCCTGAAAATGATGGAACAGTAACAAGTTCAGGGCAAGACTCCATTGTGAGTTTAATGAGGGACTCCAAATCACCTTCTTGTACTTCCTTCCAGTCTTTCAAATGAAGCATGCTGTCAACCTCTAGTATCTCAAGTTTTGGAAACGCCTTCAAGGATTTTGGGTGATCAAGACTTCTGAAAAATGTCGGAGCGATTTCCTTCACCTCATTCACCTCTACAATTGAAAGAAACTTAAGGTTTGGTAATCGACCGAGAGATGGGAGATGCTCACAGTTTGCACATTTGTAGAGGGTGATGACAACAAGGTCAGTAATAGATGTATCGCTCAACCAAGATGGGAATTTTGTTCCACTGTAGAACAATATCTGCAACTCTTTAAGACCCGTAGGGGGTCGGAGAGAGTCGAGGATCTCTTCTTGcatcttattttctttctcacCCATCAGTTTAGTCCATCGGAAATCTAACCTCTGCagtcttttcttgtttttcaaATCCACTGCCTCAGCGTCTGCCTTGCTCAACACATTTTCGAGCCGAAAAATGCGAAGTGCTCCTCCAAGATAATTTAAATACTTCAGCTCTCGGATACGGCGCCTATCATCTCTACCCACAAGAAATGCTGACAAAGTCTGAAGGTTCCTCAAGTTTCCCAAGTAAGCAGGCATGAAATCCAGTTGTCTGATGATATCAAAATCGAGATGTCGTAGAGCAGTGAGCCTGTCCATACTCCTTGGTAAATCAAATAAATCTTTACAACCTTTGAGTTTTAAGGTCTGTAATTTGTTCAGAGAACCAATTGATTCAGGCAATCGTGTAATCAGTGTATAGGAGACATCAAGATATCGTAACAGCTGTGCATCTCCAATGGAACTTGGCAACCCAGAGATGAGTGTTCGACTCAAATTTAATGTTGTCAAGAAGTTTAACCTCAAAAACAACTCACCAGGAATACGTTTGATGGCGGATCCACGACCAGAAAGCAAAAGCAGTGTGCGCAGATTCTTGAATTTTTGGAGAACCCCAAAAGTCATCTCATCAATGTCCTCATAAACCAAAGGCAAATGTTGAGTCATTGATTTGGAGGCTCCGTCAAACTTACCATCTATGGCTCTGCAATATTTAGCAGGAGAACTTTTGTTTGCAGACAGTAAAAGCTCAACCGGATTTACTTTGTAGAAAAAGGTGCTGGGACTATACATGGGCACTGAGATCACCGAATCAAAATCCACTTCGAAATCACATCTTGAGCGCACTAGAAAACCTTTATGCACCAATGAATTGAAAAGGTCAATCCCAGTATCCTCCATTCTCTTTTCATTGCTTTCTTCCTTAATAAGGCCTTCAGCTATCCATAGTTGAACCAACTCATCTTCTCTAAATTCATAACCAGATGGAAAGAGGCAGCAATATTGAATTAAGTCTTCCTCAACAGCAACCTTGACTGCATCTGCAAGCCCCATGTTTTCTTCCAAATTCACATTGCTCGTTCCTGTTTCGTCCTTTTCTTGTGCCATTTGCTTGTGTTCAGTGGGAGGGCACAGCTCTGTATCTAATTTATAACCAGATGGAAAGaggcaacaatatttaattaaGTCTTCCTCAACAGCAACCTTGACTGCATCTGCAAGCCCCATGTTTTCTTCCAAATTCACATTGCTCGTTTTGTCCTTTTCTTGTGCCATTTGCTTTTGTTCAGTGGGAGGGCACAGCTCTGTAGCTGCAAATTAAAGTAAATCcctttaaagaaagaaagaaaaaaaaacaagaagaagaagcaagtaaatcaagagacaaactttttttttgtttttggtctctttttttttggtacattgGAAGGGCCGAATCTAATCCACCCCAACGGCTAGTCATGACTTCATCACTCCAATTTTAGAAACATAAGCAATGTTTACTTTTAAATTTTAAAGTTAAATGGctgataaaaaaagaaaagaaaaaaatgtggcTAGTATAGAGATTCTATGTGTCTTTCTTTTCATCAACTTAAAAAACGTATAAGCattacctcaaaaaaaaaacaaacaaaaaaaaaaaatttaagcatTTCCCAGGTCCAACTGAAAACTCTTCTCCTTTTCAATTTATTCTATACTATTGTTAAGCATTTCCCGATCTGTGGTGTTGCGCAATAGTGTGGTGCCGCTTCTGATCGAATGTCTGGTTTTGATTGGAAGGGGAATGGATGCAAGGATGGCTGTCTGGGTTGGACGTCCCCCGCACTGGGAGGCGGCAGCGACAGGATGGCAACGGGGGAGTAGTGCTCTGGCCAGCGCTTTCGTCTGGGGTTGGGCCTCTAGGTCTGGGCCTGGACGATATGGGCTTCATCTCTTTTGGGCCCAGTTGAGTTGGCTTGATTCTTTTTCAGAATTGGGCCAGGTTGGAGGGTGTCTTGACACCCTCATTCATTACTTAGTGCTTGGGCTAGCCTGGCCCGAGAG
Coding sequences:
- the LOC112173481 gene encoding putative disease resistance RPP13-like protein 1, whose amino-acid sequence is MNPPTPPPASRRNYNVFLSFSGEDTPESFIEHLCRALDQKGISTFRGDQLEPGEPTRPSVFKAIEESRCAIVILSSSYANSTRCLDELAKAAECVRMPEGIFPVFYNVDDADVRNLRGYFGEAFSQLEQRFEADTEKIGKWRSLLKRLGNVNGWYPLKSRDQDKCIQGIVEKVLKELESRAQQEKQTDTAQQEKQTDMSISLYNRYGHTATELCPPTEQKQMAQEKDKTSNVNLEENMGLADAVKVAVEEDLIKYCCLFPSGYKLDTELCPPTEHKQMAQEKDETGTSNVNLEENMGLADAVKVAVEEDLIQYCCLFPSGYEFREDELVQLWIAEGLIKEESNEKRMEDTGIDLFNSLVHKGFLVRSRCDFEVDFDSVISVPMYSPSTFFYKVNPVELLLSANKSSPAKYCRAIDGKFDGASKSMTQHLPLVYEDIDEMTFGVLQKFKNLRTLLLLSGRGSAIKRIPGELFLRLNFLTTLNLSRTLISGLPSSIGDAQLLRYLDVSYTLITRLPESIGSLNKLQTLKLKGCKDLFDLPRSMDRLTALRHLDFDIIRQLDFMPAYLGNLRNLQTLSAFLVGRDDRRRIRELKYLNYLGGALRIFRLENVLSKADAEAVDLKNKKRLQRLDFRWTKLMGEKENKMQEEILDSLRPPTGLKELQILFYSGTKFPSWLSDTSITDLVVITLYKCANCEHLPSLGRLPNLKFLSIVEVNEVKEIAPTFFRSLDHPKSLKAFPKLEILEVDSMLHLKDWKEVQEGDLESLIKLTMESCPELVTVPSFSGLKILKYLEFNHCPELLSLDCNAVPTSLESLIIRDCPKLKESWPKEGHQDLRELESCS